A single genomic interval of Hevea brasiliensis isolate MT/VB/25A 57/8 chromosome 4, ASM3005281v1, whole genome shotgun sequence harbors:
- the LOC110636820 gene encoding ABC transporter G family member 9, protein MDQEMADIEAQASNEEPEAEAAAILKKANRPVTLKFADVVYKVSLSKRGSCHKGTKLEEKLILKGITGIVLPGEMLAMLGPSGSGKTTLLTALGGKLGGKLSGAITYNDRPFSNAIKRNTGFVSQDDVLYPHLTVTETLVFTALLRLPNSLTKEEKTTHAEAVITQLGLTKCKNSIIGGSFLRGVSGGERKRVSIGQEMLINPSLLFLDEPTSGLDSTTAQRIVSTVWEQAKGGRTIVMTIHQPSSRLFYMFDKVLLLSDGNPLYFGKGSEVMDYFSNVGYTPSVAMNPSDFILDLANGVSSYTDFCDNQTIVKQSLVSAYKSNLADKLKAEVQNIDNHLQDGVNDKQFAQWATTWWQQFAVLFRRGVKERKHESFSGLKIGQILVVALLAGLLWWQSDASHLQDQIGLLFFYSGFWGFFPLFQAIFTFPQERRMLEKERSSGMYRLSSYFMSRMVSDLPMELVLPTIFVTITYWMAGLKSTAENFLRTLFVLLFNVLAAQGLGLALGAMVMDQKSATTLGSVIMLSFLLAGGYYVQHVPVFIRWIKYISISHHAYKLLLGSQYKASDTYPCGTSGGVCLVGDYPAIKEVGLDKQVLSAVAMGIMLVGYRLIAYLALMRVGVTGK, encoded by the exons ATGGATCAAGAGATGGCAGATATTGAAGCACAAGCTAGTAATGAAGAGCCTGAAGCAGAAGCAGCCGCCATCTTAAAGAAAGCTAATCGTCCTGTTACTTTGAAG TTTGCGGATGTGGTCTACAAGGTTTCACTGAGTAAAAGAGGCTCATGTCACAAGGGCACAAAACTTGAAGAAAAATTGATATTAAAGGGAATCACAGGCATTGTTCTGCCAGGTGAAATGCTAGCCATGTTAGGACCTTCTGGGAGTGGCAAAACAACGCTGTTGACTGCCTTAGGAGGCAAACTTGGTGGAAAACTTAGCGGAGCAATAACCTACAATGACAGGCCCTTCTCTAATGCAATCAAGCGAAACACAGGATTCGTTAGTCAAGATGATGTTCTCTACCCTCACTTGACTGTCACTGAAACATTAGTCTTCACTGCCCTTCTTAGATTACCTAATAGTCTAACAAAAGAAGAGAAAACCACGCACGCAGAGGCTGTGATTACTCAACTTGGTTTAACCAAGTGCAAGAATAGCATAATAGGAGGATCATTCTTGAGAGGGGTTTCAGGAGGTGAGCGAAAAAGGGTTAGTATAGGACAAGAAATGCTTATAAACCCAAGCCTTCTGTTCTTGGATGAACCAACTTCGGGTCTTGATTCTACGACAGCTCAAAGGATTGTGTCCACAGTGTGGGAGCAAGCCAAAGGAGGAAGAACGATTGTGATGACTATACACCAGCCTTCAAGTAGGCTTTTTTACATGTTTGATAAGGTTCTACTGTTATCAGACGGGAATCCTTTGTACTTTGGGAAAGGATCAGAAGTTATGGATTACTTTTCTAACGTCGGATATACGCCTTCAGTTGCCATGAACCCTTCGGATTTCATTTTGGATCTTGCAAATG GCGTATCATCATATACCGATTTTTGTGACAACCAAACCATAGTCAAGCAGTCTCTAGTTTCTGCCTATAAGAGCAATCTTGCAGACAAATTGAAGGCAGAGGTTCAAAACATTGACAATCACCTTCAAGATGGAGTAAATGATAAGCAGTTCGCACAGTGGGCCACAACTTGGTGGCAACAATTTGCAGTGCTGTTTAGAAGAGGAGTGAAAGAAAGGAAGCATGAGTCCTTTTCTGGTCTCAAGATTGGACAGATCTTAGTAGTAGCATTGCTTGCAGGTTTACTATGGTGGCAATCTGATGCCTCACACTTGCAAGATCAA ATTGGGCTCCTCTTCTTTTACTCTGGGTTCTGGGGTTTCTTCCCTCTATTTCAAGCCATCTTCACCTTTCCTCAAGAACGCAGGATGCTTGAAAAAGAGCGATCTTCAGGAATGTATAGGCTTTCATCATATTTCATGTCAAGGATGGTTAGTGACCTTCCAATGGAGCTTGTCCTTCCTACTATTTTCGTTACCATAACCTACTGGATGGCAGGGCTTAAAAGCACAGCTGAAAACTTCTTGCGCACCTTATTTGTTCTCTTATTTAATGTCCTAGCAGCCCAAGGCCTAGGTCTGGCTCttggtgcaatggtgatggaccaaaaatctgcaacTACACTAGGATCAGTGATCATGCTATCCTTCCTACTAGCTGGTGGGTACTATGTTCAACATGTTCCTGTCTTCATTCGATGGATTAAGTACATCTCCATTAGCCACCACGCGTACAAACTCTTGCTGGGATCTCAGTACAAGGCTAGTGACACATATCCATGTGGTACTAGTGGGGGTGTTTGCTTAGTTGGGGATTATCCTGCAATAAAGGAAGTGGGGCTTGATAAGCAAGTTCTTTCAGCTGTTGCAATGGGGATTATGCTTGTAGGTTACAGGCTAATTGCTTATCTTGCTCTTATGCGGGTTGGAGTGACTGGAAAGTAG
- the LOC110636821 gene encoding NAC domain-containing protein 72 has product MGVQETDPLAQLSLPPGFRFYPTDEELLVQYLCRKVAGQQFSLQIIGEIDLYKFDPWVLPNKALFGEKEWYFFSPRDRKYPNGSRPNRVAGSGYWKATGTDKIITSEGRKAGIKKALVFYVGKAPKGTKTNWIMHEYRLLESSRKNGSSRLDDWVLCRIYKKNSGAQKPISSVSTKEHSSNGSSSSSSSHLDDVLDTLTEIDDRFFAVPGTNELKAMQPPEEKINFNNLGTGNFDWASLAGLNAVPELVPSGQAQAQTQGMVNYTNNGNDIYVPSLQHQIGHLDSKSGNNSFEEEVHSGVRTQRVNNSVLFQQNSSVLTQNFSNALDPYGFRYSTHPGSGFGFRQN; this is encoded by the exons ATGGGAGTTCAAGAAACTGATCCTCTTGCTCAATTGAGCTTACCACCGGGTTTTCGGTTCTACCCTACCGATGAGGAGCTTCTAGTGCAATATTTGTGTAGGAAAGTTGCTGGTCAACAATTCTCTTTGCAAATCATTGGTGAAATTGATTTGTACAAGTTTGATCCATGGGTTTTACCAA ACAAAGCACTTTTTGGCGAGAAAGAATGGTATTTTTTTAGCCCCAGAGACAGAAAGTATCCAAACGGGTCCCGACCCAATCGGGTTGCAGGGTCCGGGTATTGGAAGGCCACTGGTACCGATAAAATTATCACATCAGAGGGGCGTAAAGCTGGTATCAAGAAAGCTTTAGTGTTCTACGTTGGAAAAGCTCCAAAAGGAACTAAAACGAATTGGATCATGCACGAGTACCGCCTCTTAGAATCCTCTCGCAAAAATGGAAGCTCAAGG CTTGATGATTGGGTTCTATGTCGGATTTATAAGAAGAACTCGGGTGCCCAAAAACCCATTTCAAGTGTTTCTACCAAGGAACATAGCAGCAAtggatcatcttcttcttcctcttcccatCTCGATGATGTTTTGGACACGTTGACGGAGATAGATGACCGTTTCTTTGCTGTTCCTGGCACCAACGAGCTAAAAGCAATGCAACctcctgaagagaaaatcaacttCAATAACCTGGGTACGGGTAATTTTGATTGGGCGAGTCTAGCTGGGTTGAACGCGGTGCCTGAACTCGTTCCGAGCGGGCAAGCACAGGCTCAAACTCAAGGGATGGTGAATTACACGAATAACGGTAACGACATATATGTCCCTTCATTACAGCATCAAATTGGACACCTGGATTCAAAGTCGGGCAACAACTCTTTTGAAGAGGAGGTTCATAGCGGAGTAAGAACTCAGAGAGTTAATAACTCAGTGTTATTTCAACAAAACTCGAGCGTGTTGACTCAGAACTTCTCTAACGCGCTTGACCCGTATGGGTTTAGGTACTCGACCCATCCGGGTAGTGGATTTGGGTTTAGACAGAATTAG